The Aspergillus luchuensis IFO 4308 DNA, chromosome 7, nearly complete sequence genome has a segment encoding these proteins:
- a CDS encoding uncharacterized protein (COG:Q;~EggNog:ENOG410PJNG;~InterPro:IPR017871,IPR027417,IPR003593,IPR011527, IPR003439,IPR036640;~PFAM:PF00005,PF00664;~TransMembrane:6 (i28-54o66-87i402-423o438-459i530-552o612-638i);~go_component: GO:0016021 - integral component of membrane [Evidence IEA];~go_function: GO:0005524 - ATP binding [Evidence IEA];~go_function: GO:0016887 - ATPase activity [Evidence IEA];~go_function: GO:0042626 - ATPase-coupled transmembrane transporter activity [Evidence IEA];~go_process: GO:0055085 - transmembrane transport [Evidence IEA]), which translates to MIGMVDATQCRISQLRDKELRLSERLRWILVAYNASANSLGIFAPVLTLVLYALSSGTGELHANDVFTSIALLSMVTHPANMVMTLVPRAVGIIANFSRIEAYLSRSSVLGPRHIDAKKGQHLVSMDHVSIRLPSETNPPILREVSFRLSRGELVVCTGAVGSGKTTLVMALLGELPLTGSISLASKKIAYCAQAPWLPSVTIRDAIISDSDFDQEWYKLVLDACCLSPDLESLRNGDSTFIENNGMNLSGGQRQRVALARAVYSRYDVVILDDPLSALDKNVAEQISDRLLGPRGLFKKMNAGVLLISNTPKLFPMADRLLVLQGSEARLHDPSTVHQGKITGSLVPSAASYQTTHPSDLYDRKAPGQNQRIDNAAEDLSRNAGDIALYGYYFNAVGYQNAFLMTVCTATYSFCLTFSQYVLRWATETSSGELNGYMGLYAGISFIAWAATSGTMWFSQMKVAIRSGRVLHSQLLERVLGAPLSYFAKTQIGTTLNRFSQDIALVDKQLPSALANLSTQIFKLLMQVALIVYVQPVMLATIPPCYILVYLIQKVYLRNSRQLRFLDLEARSRLNTNFLDTTSGVTTIRAFGWQDKFATANIQALDMSQKPYYLLLCLQCWLKIALDCLMAIIAIGLITLTVMYRNFTGADVGMALNMMIGANTTLLRLVQNWTSLETSLGAVARLKDVQECVSNDDAAKGALEPGTRWPSTGDLRTENITVSYSEESEPALRNVSFRVNPGQKLIVMGRTGSGKSTLMLSLLRLLETKHGSISIDDINIAHVPLQILRQRGMIAVPQDGFNIPTATIRFNLDPYNKCTSDEIVQALRRTRLWDKITAASTDVDTILNLPMSAILPLSAGQMQLFALCRMLLRVKATAPTKPIIILDEASSSLDRETEAIVGDILREELEYHTVIMIAHRTEGIMNTLRPGVDALATMKDGKLRVSVIGTSMDWVEEN; encoded by the exons ATGATAGGTATGGTGGATGCAACGCAGTGTCGTATCTCGCAATTACGTGACAAGGAGTTACGCCTGTCGGAACGTTTAAGGTGGATTCTCGTCGCCTATAATGCCAGCG CAAACTCACTTGGTATATTTGCGCCGGTACTGACTCTGGTCTTATATGCGCTGTCATCTGGAACCGGAGAACTGCACGCCAACGATGTATTCACGTCGATCGCTCTTCTTTCCATGGTCACGCATCCGGCCAACATGGTCATGACATTAGTCCCACGTGCTGTGGGTATAATCGCAAACTTTTCACGCATCGAAGCGTATCTTAGTCGGTCATCAGTTTTAGGTCCCCGACATATTGATGCCAAAAAGGGCCAACATTTGGTATCAATGGATCACGTCTCCATTAGACTTCCATCAGAGACGAATCCACCAATACTTCGAGAAGTCTCCTTTAGGCTTTCTAGAGGAGAGCTAGTCGTCTGTACTGGAGCTGTTGGCAGTGGAAAAACAACGCTAGTCATGGCCCTGCTTGGAGAATTACCCTTAACCGGGTCAATTAGTCTTGCATCAAAGAAGATCGCATACTGTGCCCAGGCTCCTTGGCTACCCAGCGTTACTATTCGAGATGCAATAATTAGTGACTCTGATTTTGACCAAGAGTGGTACAAGCTTGTCCTGGACGCGTGCTGCTTGAGTCCTGACTTGGAGAGCCTTCGCAACGGTGACTCGACGTTTATCGAGAATAACGGGATGAACCTATCCGGTGGACAGCGTCAGCGCGTA GCTCTTGCACGCGCGGTATACTCGAGATATGATGTGGTAATCCTTGATGACCCGCTCAGTGCCCTGGACAAAAATGTCGCAGAGCAGATTTCTGATAGGCTACTGGGCCCCAGGGGGCTGTTCAAGAAAATGAACGCAGGTGTTCTGCTCATTAGCAACACCC CGAAGCTCTTCCCCATGGCAGATAGACTACTGGTTCTTCAAGGCTCGGAGGCACGCCTCCATGATCCTAGCACCGTTCATCAGGGAAAAATTACGGGTAGCCTTGTTCCCTCCGCTGCAAGCTATCAGACTACCCATCCCTCAGATCTGTATGACAGAAAGGCGCCTGGTCAAAACCAGCGAATCGATAACGCTGCCGAAGACTTATCACGGAATGCTGGCGATATTGCTCTCTATG GGTACTACTTCAATGCTGTTGGTTACCAAAATGCCTTTCTGATGACAGTCTGCACCGCCACATATTCATTCTGCTTGACCTTCTCACAATATGTCCTAAGATGGGCAACAGAGACTTCGTCTGGGGAGCTTAATGGATATATGGGGCTCTATGCCGGGATATCATTCATTGCGTGGGCAGCAACCAGTGGAACGATGTG GTTCTCGCAGATGAAGGTTGCGATTCGCTCGGGGAGAGTGTTACATTCTCAGCTGCTTGAGCGGGTACTTGG AGCCCCATTGTCCTATTTTGCAAAAACACAGATCGGCACCACTTTAAACAGGTTCTCCCAAGACATAGCGTTAGTGGATAAGCAACTACCCTCCGCTCTCGCCAATCTAAGCACCC AAATCTTCAAGCTACTAATGCAGGTAGCCTTGATTGTGTATGTACAGCCGGTGATGCTTGCCACGATACCACCATGTTACATACTGGTCTACCTCATCCAGAAAGTCTATCTTCGCAACTCTCGTCAGTTGCGCTTTCTGGACCTGGAGGCAAGGTCTCGACTGAACACCAATTTCCTAGATACA ACCAGTGGTGTTACCACGATCCGTGCTTTCGGTTGGCAGGACAAATTCGCCACCGCAAATATCCAGGCACTGGACATGTCACAAAAGCCATACTACCTGCTTCTCTGCTTGCAGTGCTGGCTTAAAATTGCGCTGGACTGTTTAATGGCGATCATTGCCATAGGTCTGATAACACTCACGGTCATGTACCGGAACTTCACGGGGGCTGATGTCGGAATGGCCTTAAATATGATGATCGGGGCCAACACTACGCTATTACGATTAGTCCAGAACTGGACTTCTTTGGAGACCTCCCTTGGCGCCGTTGCCCGACTCAAGGATGTGCAGGAATGTGTATCGAACGATGATGCTGCTAAAGGTGCTCTAGAGCCAGGTACACGATGGCCTTCGACAGGAGACCTACGTACCGAGAATATCACGGTTTCATACTCCGAGGAATCAGAGCCCGCTCTGCGCAATGTATCATTTCGAGTCAATCCGGGACAGAAACTCATTGTCATGGGTCGGACGGGAAG TGGAAAAAGCACACTGATGCTCTCCTTACTTCGACTCCTCGAGACCAAACACGGATCCATTAGCATTGACGACATCAACATCGCACACGTGCCTTTACAGATCCTTCGACAACGCGGCATGATCGCGGTGCCACAAGACGGCTTTAACATTCCTACAGCAACTATCCGCTTTAATCTGGACCCGTATAATAAATGCACAAGTGATGAGATTGTACAAGCACTGAGGAGAACTCGCCTTTGGGACAAGATTACTGCCGCCTCTACAGATGTTGACACTATACTGAATCTTCCCATGTCGGCAATACTCCCCTTGTCCGCCGGTCAGATGCAGCTCTTCGCACTTTGTCGGATGCTGCTCCGTGTGAAGGCGACTGCGCCGACGAAACCGATTATTATTCTCGATGAAGCTAGTTCGTCTCTGGATCGTGAGACGGAGGCCATTGTGGGAGATATTCTGCGTGAAGAACTTGAGTATCATACGGTTATCATGATTGCTCATCGGACTGAGGGGATCATGAATACTCTGAGGCCAGGTGTAGATGCCCTTGCTAcgatgaaggatggaaagcTACGGGTATCTGTTATTGGCACGTCTATGGATTGGGTTGAAGAGAACTAG